A stretch of the Fusobacterium varium genome encodes the following:
- a CDS encoding putative peptidase, protein MQKFKKYIFTVLLFMFSITIFSKPLENSSNLVTGKLPNGITYYIYKNKKPEEKAELNLVVKAGSLYEEEQEQGLAHFLEHMAFNGTTKYEKNDMIKYLQSLGLSFGGDLNAYTSFDRTVYKLQIPSSTSEDIEKGVEVLKEWATEVTLAPEQVESEKKVIIEEWRLRQGLSQRLGDIHKKAVFGGSRYFDRFPIGLPETINGATSQILKGFYERWYLPENMSVIAVGDFDPIQVENIIKKYFDYTSDKKVTVPEDYKLAELENKYIVFTDPEITYNTFYMTKILDRTIINTEEGMKANIIDQLLFNILNTRLANLCKLDNSPLMESLVYKYSINNHSDIFSAVAAVRDGRIEEGAALLNAALKTSVTKGINKTELELEKKNIYNNYKTLVANKESIQHGTYIEALVEYVMSGDSFLDIDKEFELFSKELESIKLSDLNKRMEEIYSTNTLYFLTAPSNGKDIPNEKQLEKVMTESRGSKDNLLDFSSSNVELPPIQVTNGKIIESSDGSFTLSNGIKVLSKSTDFDKDKIYIKLFKKEGSSVDTYSEYLNSLFSSDLVISSGASNISPNDLENFMKGKNFSLSPYINDYEQGFSITTDKENLIPALEYMSYTIKDPKIDDIIFKTMMENTKEAILNRKNSPRAVYSDEISKIYSGNNQRRLPLSLEDLEKINKNEALNTFKNKFDNFNGYNLLIVGSFDEKELPGLLEKYFASLPDNEKLTFPKPLDLNIPKGIVKKEIIKGIDKKSTVTLIFPYNGTYGEKERILYNGFSRVLNIALIEDIREKIGGVYSISSKVSLSPNNFGEDKMIISFSCDTKRAEELKNAVLKTVSDMLNKDINQKQIDSIIKNYELSYKNELKENIFWLNYFYQKSTVDPEYKIPTPEEYTKIMQKKDLMELAKKAINLNNYIDVTLIPEKESL, encoded by the coding sequence ATGCAAAAATTTAAGAAATACATCTTTACTGTCCTACTTTTTATGTTTTCCATAACTATTTTTTCAAAACCTTTGGAAAATAGTTCAAATCTAGTCACTGGAAAACTTCCAAATGGAATAACTTATTATATATACAAAAATAAAAAACCAGAAGAAAAAGCTGAACTTAACCTTGTTGTAAAAGCAGGTTCTTTATATGAAGAGGAACAGGAACAAGGTCTTGCCCATTTTCTTGAGCATATGGCTTTTAATGGTACTACAAAATATGAAAAAAATGATATGATTAAGTATCTCCAATCTCTTGGTTTAAGCTTTGGTGGAGATCTTAATGCTTATACTTCTTTTGATAGAACTGTATATAAATTGCAAATACCTTCTTCTACTTCTGAAGATATAGAAAAAGGAGTAGAGGTTCTTAAAGAGTGGGCTACTGAAGTAACTTTAGCCCCTGAACAGGTAGAAAGTGAAAAAAAAGTAATAATAGAGGAATGGAGATTAAGACAAGGTCTTTCTCAAAGACTTGGAGATATTCATAAAAAAGCTGTATTTGGTGGTTCCAGATACTTTGACCGATTCCCAATAGGACTTCCTGAAACTATTAATGGAGCTACTTCTCAAATCTTAAAAGGTTTTTACGAAAGATGGTATCTTCCTGAAAATATGTCTGTAATAGCTGTTGGAGATTTTGATCCCATTCAGGTAGAAAATATAATTAAAAAATATTTTGATTATACAAGTGATAAAAAGGTTACAGTTCCTGAAGATTATAAACTTGCTGAACTTGAAAATAAATATATAGTTTTTACTGATCCTGAGATTACATATAATACTTTTTATATGACAAAAATTTTAGACAGAACCATAATTAATACTGAAGAAGGAATGAAAGCAAATATTATAGATCAGCTCCTCTTCAATATTCTCAATACAAGATTAGCTAATCTCTGCAAATTAGATAATTCTCCTCTTATGGAAAGTCTTGTATATAAATATTCTATAAACAATCATAGTGATATTTTTAGTGCAGTTGCTGCTGTAAGAGATGGAAGAATAGAAGAAGGAGCAGCTCTCCTTAATGCAGCTTTAAAGACTTCTGTAACAAAAGGAATAAATAAAACTGAACTTGAACTAGAAAAGAAAAATATTTATAATAATTATAAAACTTTAGTTGCAAATAAAGAAAGCATACAACATGGAACATATATAGAAGCTCTTGTTGAATATGTCATGTCTGGAGATAGCTTTCTAGATATAGATAAAGAGTTTGAATTATTTTCAAAGGAATTAGAAAGTATAAAATTATCTGATCTTAATAAAAGAATGGAGGAGATATACAGTACAAATACTCTTTATTTTCTTACTGCTCCTTCTAATGGAAAGGATATTCCAAATGAAAAACAACTTGAAAAAGTAATGACTGAAAGCAGAGGGTCAAAAGATAATCTATTAGATTTTTCATCATCAAACGTAGAGCTCCCTCCTATTCAAGTTACAAATGGAAAAATAATTGAATCTTCTGATGGAAGTTTTACTCTCTCTAATGGAATAAAAGTATTATCTAAATCTACAGACTTTGATAAGGATAAAATCTATATAAAACTATTTAAAAAAGAAGGAAGTTCTGTTGATACATATTCTGAGTATCTGAATTCTCTTTTCAGCAGTGATCTTGTAATCAGTTCTGGTGCATCTAACATTTCACCAAATGATTTAGAAAACTTTATGAAAGGAAAAAACTTCAGTCTTTCTCCATATATTAATGATTATGAACAGGGATTCTCCATTACAACAGATAAAGAAAATCTTATACCTGCTTTAGAATATATGAGTTATACTATAAAAGACCCTAAAATTGATGATATAATATTTAAAACAATGATGGAAAATACAAAAGAAGCCATACTTAATAGAAAGAACTCTCCAAGAGCAGTATACAGTGATGAAATTTCTAAAATTTATAGTGGAAACAATCAAAGAAGACTTCCTTTATCTCTTGAGGATTTAGAAAAGATTAATAAAAATGAAGCTTTAAATACCTTTAAAAATAAATTTGATAATTTTAATGGATACAACTTACTGATAGTTGGTTCATTTGATGAAAAGGAACTTCCAGGATTACTTGAAAAATATTTTGCTTCACTTCCTGACAATGAAAAATTAACTTTTCCTAAACCACTTGATTTAAATATACCTAAAGGTATAGTAAAAAAAGAAATAATAAAAGGTATTGATAAAAAATCTACTGTAACTTTAATATTTCCATATAATGGTACATATGGAGAAAAAGAAAGAATTTTATACAATGGTTTCTCAAGAGTTTTAAATATAGCTCTTATTGAAGATATAAGAGAAAAAATAGGTGGAGTTTACTCTATTTCATCAAAGGTTTCCCTTTCTCCAAATAACTTTGGTGAAGATAAAATGATAATAAGCTTCAGCTGTGATACTAAAAGAGCTGAAGAATTGAAAAATGCTGTACTGAAAACTGTTTCTGACATGCTGAATAAAGATATTAATCAAAAACAGATAGACAGTATTATAAAAAATTATGAACTTTCATATAAAAATGAATTAAAAGAAAATATATTCTGGTTAAATTATTTTTATCAAAAATCTACTGTTGATCCAGAATACAAAATTCCTACACCAGAAGAATATACTAAAATAATGCAGAAAAAAGATTTGATGGAACTAGCTAAAAAAGCAATAAATTTAAATAATTATATTGATGTAACTTTGATTCCTGAAAAGGAATCTTTATAA
- a CDS encoding putative peptidase gives MEKKIENYIELTIKIGVNLQKGQILVINSPVEVADFTRKVVETAYKNGAREVVVHWNDELCGKYKYMYGTEELFENYPQWQVESVMEYMRKGAAFLSIYASDPELLKNVEQSKIAKYQRARSRALKEHYDRIMNNYNQWCVVSVPTNAWAGKIFPEWPKEESKKKLWELIFSIVRADKDDAIEEWKNHLNSLKKNMNYLNEKKFKKLIYKNSLGTNLEIGLPEGHIWTAGGETSKEGVYFVANMPTEEIFTLPKKDEVNGIVYSSKPFSYGGNLIEKFSLTFKEGKVVDFSAEKGKDTLEQLLKSDEGATYLGEVALVPYDSPISNSNTIFYNTLFDENASCHLALGQAYPICLENGSEMDESQLREKGVNISMVHEDFMIGTSDLEIIGIDYLGNETLIMKNGNFAFTEK, from the coding sequence ATGGAAAAAAAGATAGAAAATTATATAGAGCTTACTATAAAGATAGGTGTTAATCTTCAAAAAGGACAGATTTTAGTTATAAATTCTCCTGTGGAAGTTGCTGATTTTACAAGAAAAGTTGTAGAAACTGCATATAAAAATGGTGCCAGAGAAGTAGTGGTTCATTGGAATGATGAGTTATGTGGCAAATATAAGTATATGTATGGAACTGAGGAATTATTTGAAAATTATCCTCAATGGCAGGTAGAATCTGTTATGGAATATATGAGAAAAGGAGCAGCCTTTTTAAGTATATATGCTTCTGATCCAGAGCTGCTGAAAAATGTAGAACAAAGTAAAATAGCAAAATATCAAAGAGCCAGAAGCAGAGCATTGAAAGAACACTATGACAGAATAATGAATAACTATAATCAGTGGTGTGTAGTATCTGTGCCAACTAATGCCTGGGCTGGAAAAATATTTCCAGAATGGCCAAAAGAAGAGAGTAAGAAAAAATTATGGGAGCTTATTTTCTCAATAGTGAGAGCAGATAAAGATGATGCAATAGAAGAATGGAAAAATCATTTAAACTCATTAAAAAAGAATATGAATTATCTTAATGAAAAGAAATTTAAAAAATTGATATATAAAAATTCCCTTGGAACAAATCTGGAAATAGGTCTTCCAGAGGGGCATATCTGGACAGCAGGGGGAGAAACTTCAAAAGAAGGTGTATATTTTGTAGCTAATATGCCTACTGAAGAAATATTTACACTTCCTAAAAAAGATGAAGTAAATGGAATAGTTTACAGCAGTAAACCTTTTAGTTATGGAGGAAATCTAATAGAAAAGTTTTCACTTACATTTAAAGAGGGGAAAGTTGTAGATTTTTCTGCTGAAAAAGGAAAGGACACTCTTGAACAACTTTTAAAAAGTGATGAGGGAGCAACTTATCTAGGAGAGGTAGCTCTTGTTCCATATGATTCACCAATTTCAAATTCAAATACTATATTTTACAATACTCTTTTTGATGAAAATGCTTCATGTCATCTTGCATTAGGACAGGCTTATCCTATTTGCCTGGAAAATGGAAGTGAAATGGATGAGAGCCAGCTTAGAGAAAAAGGAGTAAATATTTCAATGGTGCATGAAGATTTTATGATTGGAACTTCTGACTTAGAAATAATTGGAATAGATTATCTTGGAAATGAAACTTTGATAATGAAAAATGGAAATTTTGCCTTTACTGAGAAGTAA
- the selU gene encoding tRNA 2-selenouridine synthase: MNTITYSELLKSDNYILVDVRTPKEFESEPIPNAVNIPVLLDEERAIVGTAYVQQSKEIAKELGVNFISKRLPEIFKQVQELSSKNKKIVFFCARGGMRSGTMCSLFQALGYKCIKLEGGYKAYREFIYKSIPILNEKFKYVIIHGRTGIGKTKILAKLYEMGYPVLNLEKIADHKGSHFGAIGEKRKQSQKRFETEIYEFLVSNDKGYILAESESKRIGNVYIPDSVYSSLVSGYHLIAETTPEHRIKILMEDYADAPEEALRECIMKISRYTSKKNIESYLQLLENKKLPELAAELIKEYYDPLYQKSIDKYQFNHKIQYSTTDEGVEKVIEFLKEKEFIK; the protein is encoded by the coding sequence ATGAATACAATTACCTATAGTGAACTTTTAAAATCGGATAACTACATTCTCGTTGATGTAAGAACTCCTAAAGAATTTGAAAGTGAACCTATTCCCAATGCTGTCAATATTCCTGTTTTATTGGATGAGGAAAGAGCTATAGTTGGAACAGCTTATGTACAGCAGTCAAAAGAAATTGCTAAAGAATTGGGGGTAAATTTTATTTCTAAAAGACTTCCTGAGATTTTTAAACAAGTACAAGAACTTTCTTCTAAAAATAAAAAAATAGTATTTTTTTGTGCAAGAGGTGGAATGAGAAGTGGAACTATGTGTTCACTTTTTCAAGCTCTGGGATATAAATGTATAAAACTTGAAGGCGGATACAAGGCCTATAGAGAATTTATATATAAATCAATACCTATTCTCAATGAAAAGTTTAAGTATGTCATCATTCATGGGAGAACAGGTATTGGAAAAACTAAAATACTTGCCAAACTTTACGAAATGGGATATCCTGTCTTAAATCTTGAAAAAATTGCTGACCACAAAGGCTCTCACTTTGGTGCTATTGGTGAAAAAAGAAAACAAAGTCAAAAAAGATTTGAAACAGAAATTTATGAATTTCTCGTTTCAAATGATAAGGGATATATTCTTGCTGAAAGTGAAAGCAAAAGAATAGGAAATGTCTATATTCCAGATTCTGTGTATAGTTCTCTTGTTTCTGGATATCATCTGATAGCTGAAACCACTCCTGAACATAGAATAAAAATTCTTATGGAAGATTATGCTGATGCTCCTGAAGAGGCATTAAGAGAATGTATAATGAAAATCAGCCGTTATACCTCTAAAAAAAATATTGAAAGCTATTTACAGCTGCTTGAAAATAAAAAACTTCCAGAGTTAGCTGCAGAATTAATAAAAGAATACTATGATCCTCTTTATCAAAAAAGTATAGACAAATACCAATTTAATCACAAAATACAATATTCAACTACTGATGAAGGTGTAGAAAAAGTTATTGAATTTTTGAAAGAAAAAGAATTTATAAAATAA
- the nrdZ gene encoding ribonucleotide-diphosphate reductase, which translates to MDITSWLGKDNKLGMDIWEKKYKYDGETFNEWLERVSGGEPELKEMIANKEFIFAGRILSNRGLYKLGRKITYSNCYVIAPPEDNLESIFDTAKKLARTYSYGGGCGVDISKLRPKGSEVNNSAKYTTGSISFMELYNLTTDIIGQKGRRGALMISIDVNHPDVSEFISIKSDLNKIQKANISVRVDANFMKAVIEGLQFVTEFLVEDTGEVITKEIDARKLFKELARQNWKFAEPGVLFWDRISKWNLLSEDEEFEYAGTNPCAEEPLPAGGSCLLGSLILPTFVEGKEFNFNRLASAVQKSVKALNDVLDEGLPLHPLEEQRESVRDWRQIGLGILGVGDLLIKLGLKYGSPESLEFCDNIAKVIVDNALKASALLAKDFGAYPKYKADKVLKSEFLLENASIETLELIEKYGLRNSQLLTIAPTGSIGTMLETSTGIEPNFAFSYVRKTESLHGEDVFYKVFIPIAKKYMEENNITDEEDLPEYFVTAQNLNPYDRIKMQGIWQKRIDASISSTINLVNKVSVEEVEKLYLEAWKNGLKGMTIYRAGCDREGILTVTPKAEKKAEELTLPTIPRGELKPIAPDTIYYPTTMRIGCGKLKVMIGYSPSERAIQDLYVIRSGVGGCEKNIQAVAIYMSGILRLGGNLFMLEKAIAGVSGCTSFAVARSKNQEISKGNTCPSAILNILKNFEKDMGLDAHEKAIQKIDEEERKEIEEISEREADYVSRCPECGEIIDVTGGCYTCRSCGFSKCE; encoded by the coding sequence ATGGATATTACAAGTTGGTTAGGAAAAGACAACAAATTAGGAATGGATATTTGGGAAAAAAAATATAAATATGATGGAGAAACATTCAATGAATGGTTAGAAAGAGTTTCTGGAGGAGAACCAGAACTAAAAGAAATGATAGCTAATAAGGAGTTCATCTTTGCAGGAAGAATTCTTTCAAATAGAGGATTGTATAAATTAGGAAGAAAAATAACCTATTCAAATTGTTATGTTATAGCACCTCCAGAAGATAATCTGGAATCTATATTTGATACTGCTAAAAAATTAGCAAGAACTTATTCTTATGGTGGAGGCTGTGGAGTAGATATTTCTAAATTAAGACCAAAAGGATCAGAGGTAAATAACTCAGCAAAATATACTACTGGATCAATATCCTTTATGGAACTGTATAATCTGACTACAGATATAATAGGACAAAAAGGGAGAAGAGGAGCATTAATGATATCTATTGATGTAAATCATCCAGATGTTTCAGAATTTATATCTATCAAATCTGACCTTAACAAAATACAGAAAGCAAATATATCTGTAAGAGTAGATGCTAATTTTATGAAAGCTGTAATTGAAGGTTTGCAGTTTGTGACTGAATTTTTAGTAGAAGATACAGGTGAAGTAATTACGAAAGAAATAGATGCGAGAAAACTTTTTAAAGAACTTGCAAGACAAAACTGGAAATTTGCTGAACCAGGGGTACTTTTCTGGGATAGAATATCAAAATGGAATCTATTAAGTGAAGATGAAGAGTTTGAATATGCTGGAACAAATCCATGTGCAGAGGAACCACTTCCAGCAGGAGGAAGTTGTCTTTTAGGTTCTCTTATTCTCCCAACATTTGTGGAGGGAAAAGAGTTTAACTTTAACAGATTGGCATCTGCTGTACAAAAATCTGTAAAAGCTCTTAATGATGTACTTGATGAAGGACTGCCATTACATCCTCTTGAAGAACAAAGAGAATCAGTTAGAGACTGGAGACAGATTGGATTAGGAATATTAGGGGTAGGGGATCTTTTAATTAAACTTGGATTAAAATATGGCTCACCTGAATCTTTAGAATTCTGTGATAATATAGCAAAAGTAATAGTAGATAATGCATTGAAAGCAAGTGCACTTTTAGCTAAAGATTTTGGAGCATATCCTAAATATAAAGCTGATAAAGTACTGAAATCAGAATTTCTATTGGAAAATGCAAGTATAGAAACACTTGAATTAATAGAAAAGTATGGACTTAGAAATTCCCAGCTTTTGACTATAGCTCCTACAGGTTCAATAGGAACAATGTTAGAAACAAGTACAGGAATAGAACCTAATTTTGCATTTTCTTATGTAAGAAAAACAGAAAGTCTGCATGGGGAAGATGTGTTTTATAAAGTATTTATTCCAATTGCTAAAAAGTATATGGAAGAAAATAACATTACAGATGAAGAGGACTTGCCAGAATATTTCGTGACAGCTCAAAATCTGAATCCATATGATAGAATAAAAATGCAGGGAATATGGCAAAAAAGAATAGATGCAAGCATTTCTTCAACAATTAATCTCGTAAATAAAGTTTCTGTTGAAGAAGTTGAGAAGTTGTATTTAGAAGCTTGGAAAAATGGACTTAAAGGAATGACAATATATAGAGCTGGCTGTGACAGGGAAGGAATACTTACTGTAACACCAAAAGCAGAAAAGAAAGCAGAAGAATTAACATTACCAACTATACCTAGAGGAGAATTGAAACCAATAGCTCCAGATACAATTTATTATCCAACTACAATGAGAATAGGTTGTGGAAAATTAAAAGTAATGATAGGTTATTCACCAAGTGAAAGAGCTATTCAAGATTTGTATGTAATAAGAAGCGGAGTAGGTGGATGTGAAAAGAATATTCAGGCAGTAGCAATATATATGTCTGGAATACTTAGACTAGGTGGAAATTTATTTATGCTGGAGAAAGCAATAGCAGGGGTAAGTGGATGCACATCATTTGCTGTAGCGAGAAGTAAAAATCAAGAAATAAGCAAAGGAAATACATGTCCATCAGCTATACTTAATATACTTAAAAATTTTGAAAAGGATATGGGATTAGATGCTCATGAAAAAGCTATACAGAAAATAGATGAAGAGGAAAGAAAAGAGATAGAAGAAATCAGTGAAAGAGAAGCTGATTATGTAAGCCGTTGTCCTGAATGTGGTGAAATAATAGATGTTACAGGAGGATGTTATACTTGCAGAAGCTGTGGTTTTTCTAAGTGTGAATAA
- the recQ gene encoding ATP-dependent DNA helicase RecQ yields the protein MKKEARKLLKEIYGYDDFRDGQKVIVSSVLQRRDTLGVMSTGGGKSICYQIPALLFKGITIVISPLISLMKDQVDTLKLLGVKSVYINSTLSREEYSDVMYKIRSGNAKIIYIAPERLANEKFVSFIKKLDIAMIAVDEAHCISQWGHDFRKSYLEIPNFVKKIGKPIQMLALTATATSEVRQDIEEKLEMKNPFSYVAGFDRENIFFKVVKNVVAEAYIVDYLKKAPKKSGIIYASTRKEVDSLYAYLELREFSVGKYHAGLTEKERKDFQEKFIRDEIKIMIATNAFGMGIDKSNVRFVLHRNIPKDMESYYQEAGRAGRDGAPAEAVLMYFEEDVGTQEYLIEMNEETENNLKKEKREKLDKMVEYAYLESCYREYILKYFGDKRIKNYCGKCGNCKSFKNVEDLTVEAQKILSCIGRAKESIGISTLTNILVGKSDTKMDKKEYHKLSTFGIMQERERNWIEEFINFLISDGYLEQSAGSFPVLRLNERARRVLKNEIAVFRRVDEKVTFDYYEDPLFENLNQLRNKIAEKEKVAPYIVFSDLTLMELAEKKPKNRWDMLKIRGIGNQKFKNYGEEFLKVINSFSDEDMEVIRLESMVEDKYLEESKLEDLKNKLQININTERLREILIKSLFS from the coding sequence ATGAAAAAAGAAGCTAGAAAACTGCTTAAGGAAATATATGGATATGATGATTTCAGAGATGGACAAAAGGTAATAGTATCTTCAGTTCTTCAGAGAAGAGATACTCTTGGAGTGATGAGTACTGGAGGGGGAAAATCTATATGTTATCAGATACCAGCTCTTCTTTTTAAAGGAATAACAATAGTCATTTCGCCATTAATTTCTTTAATGAAAGATCAGGTGGATACTTTAAAACTTCTAGGGGTAAAAAGTGTATATATAAATTCGACTCTCTCTAGAGAAGAATACTCTGATGTAATGTATAAGATAAGAAGCGGCAATGCAAAGATAATATACATAGCACCTGAACGGCTTGCTAATGAAAAATTTGTATCCTTTATAAAAAAGCTGGATATAGCTATGATAGCTGTAGATGAGGCACATTGTATTTCGCAATGGGGTCATGATTTTAGAAAAAGTTATTTAGAAATACCTAATTTTGTAAAAAAAATAGGAAAACCAATACAGATGCTGGCTCTTACAGCAACAGCAACTTCTGAAGTAAGACAAGATATAGAAGAAAAACTTGAAATGAAAAATCCATTCAGTTATGTTGCAGGTTTTGATAGAGAAAACATCTTTTTTAAAGTAGTAAAAAATGTAGTTGCTGAAGCATACATAGTAGATTATTTAAAAAAAGCTCCTAAAAAATCTGGAATAATTTATGCTTCTACCAGAAAAGAAGTTGACAGTCTGTATGCTTATCTTGAACTTAGAGAATTCAGTGTTGGAAAATATCATGCAGGACTTACTGAAAAAGAAAGAAAAGATTTTCAAGAAAAGTTTATTAGAGATGAGATAAAAATAATGATAGCTACAAATGCATTTGGTATGGGAATAGATAAATCCAATGTAAGATTTGTACTTCACAGGAATATTCCAAAAGATATGGAAAGTTACTATCAAGAGGCTGGCCGTGCAGGAAGAGATGGAGCTCCTGCTGAAGCAGTTTTAATGTATTTTGAAGAAGATGTGGGTACACAGGAATACCTTATAGAAATGAATGAGGAAACTGAAAATAATTTAAAAAAAGAGAAGAGGGAAAAGCTTGATAAGATGGTGGAATATGCTTATCTTGAAAGTTGCTATAGAGAATATATATTGAAATATTTTGGGGATAAGAGGATAAAAAATTATTGTGGAAAATGTGGGAACTGTAAGTCTTTTAAGAATGTTGAAGATCTTACTGTAGAAGCTCAAAAAATACTTTCTTGTATAGGAAGAGCAAAGGAAAGTATAGGAATATCTACTTTAACAAATATACTTGTAGGGAAATCAGATACCAAAATGGATAAAAAGGAATATCATAAATTATCTACTTTTGGAATAATGCAGGAAAGAGAAAGGAATTGGATTGAAGAATTTATAAATTTTTTAATATCAGATGGATATTTAGAACAAAGTGCAGGGAGTTTTCCGGTTCTCAGGCTCAATGAGAGGGCAAGAAGAGTTTTAAAAAACGAAATTGCTGTTTTCAGAAGAGTAGATGAAAAAGTGACATTTGATTATTATGAAGATCCATTATTTGAAAATTTGAATCAACTAAGAAACAAAATAGCTGAAAAAGAAAAAGTAGCCCCATATATAGTATTTTCAGATTTGACATTAATGGAGCTAGCAGAGAAAAAACCTAAAAATAGATGGGATATGTTGAAAATAAGAGGAATAGGAAATCAAAAATTTAAAAACTATGGAGAAGAATTTTTAAAAGTTATAAATAGTTTTTCAGATGAAGACATGGAGGTTATCAGACTGGAGAGTATGGTTGAAGATAAATATCTGGAGGAATCTAAACTGGAAGACTTAAAAAATAAATTACAAATAAATATAAATACAGAAAGATTAAGAGAAATTTTAATTAAGTCATTATTTAGTTAG